The Impatiens glandulifera chromosome 3, dImpGla2.1, whole genome shotgun sequence genome contains a region encoding:
- the LOC124930098 gene encoding uncharacterized protein LOC124930098: protein MHALVAAHFRKSVPYELCARFYSTKSWCMAYAETCYPVFHHNEAWDIPKHIKKRVCLKPPVKIKKGRPTTKRRSSQCEVRKERRRCGSCGGLGHNRATWSAVMPAPSTARPSQSSAQSTQPSQSSAQSLA from the exons ATGCATGCCCTAGTTGCTGCCCATTTCCGGAAATCGGTTCCATATGAGTTGTGCGCAAG GTTTTACTCAACTAAATCGTGGTGCATGGcttatgcggagacatgttatccagtTTTTCATCATAATGAAGCTTGGGACATTCCCAAACATATCAAGAAACGAGTCTGCCTAAAACCCCCCGTGAAGATTAAGAAAGGACGACCAACAACAAAACGTAGATCATCACAATGTGAGGTTCGTAAAGAACGGAGACGGTGCGGCTCATGTGGCGGTCTAGGTCATAACAGAGCAACATGGTCAGCAGtcatgcctgcaccatctactgcaagacCTTCACAATCAAGTGCCCAATCTACACAACCTTCACAATCAAGTGCCCAATCTTTGGCATGA